Proteins encoded within one genomic window of Ottowia sp. SB7-C50:
- a CDS encoding tannase/feruloyl esterase family alpha/beta hydrolase, with translation MTLIRSLALTAGLVALAGCGTVPAPRTEAARTDCAGLNGLVIPAAQMGLHSGDARVDASENVAPSGVGAAAVPAFCKVLGRIAPRDAAAQAIHFQINLPTAWNGKALQYGGGGYNGVLVTGLTPLRDAAPTDALPIARGYLTFGTDSGHQAASFPPSEPGAFALHDEMLENFAFASYKKVRDVAVHLARTHYGRAPQRVYYFGGSEGGREGLTMAQRFPRDYDGIVSVVPVIHWTGLFHAFVRNQLPQLGDWLDAGKAPRISRAVAEACDALDGLADGVVNHYLACQRRVNLAALRCAGGSDAGAQCLSDAELATLGAIHGPYTFSFPLANGLTQYPAWWWGHEDSLDGPSALNLVRWVTGTAAPTVPPAPATAATQWLYGSNWVRYAIARDAAYDVRAYRPEAFAARVQRTSALMDSTNPDLSAFFARGGKLIVRENAADRAQSPQMGVAYVQAVTHRLGAAAVERSLRLYVSPASTHSGNARSVTTGAPVPTMVDLLDPLDAWVTQGRAPADALVQTAHGPAPAFARLAERPMCRYPAYPHYVGGDAARAASYECRSGQP, from the coding sequence ATGACGCTCATCCGATCCCTTGCACTGACCGCTGGCCTCGTGGCACTGGCGGGCTGCGGCACCGTTCCCGCGCCGCGCACCGAGGCCGCGCGCACCGATTGCGCCGGCCTGAACGGCCTGGTCATTCCCGCCGCGCAGATGGGCCTGCACAGCGGCGATGCGCGCGTGGATGCTTCAGAAAACGTAGCGCCATCCGGCGTAGGCGCGGCGGCTGTGCCCGCATTCTGCAAGGTGCTGGGCCGCATCGCCCCGCGCGATGCGGCGGCGCAGGCGATCCACTTCCAGATCAACCTGCCCACGGCCTGGAACGGCAAAGCCCTGCAATACGGGGGTGGTGGCTACAACGGCGTGCTGGTCACGGGGCTGACGCCGCTGCGCGATGCCGCGCCCACCGACGCACTGCCCATTGCGCGCGGCTACCTCACCTTCGGCACCGATTCGGGGCATCAGGCGGCCAGCTTTCCGCCCAGCGAGCCGGGCGCGTTTGCACTTCACGACGAGATGCTCGAAAACTTTGCCTTCGCGTCGTACAAGAAGGTGCGCGACGTGGCGGTGCACCTGGCGCGCACGCACTATGGCCGTGCGCCGCAGCGCGTGTACTACTTCGGCGGATCGGAAGGCGGGCGCGAGGGCCTGACGATGGCGCAGCGCTTTCCGCGCGACTACGACGGCATCGTCAGCGTGGTGCCCGTCATCCACTGGACGGGCCTGTTCCACGCCTTCGTGCGCAACCAGCTGCCGCAGCTCGGCGACTGGCTCGACGCCGGCAAGGCGCCCCGCATTTCGCGCGCGGTGGCCGAGGCCTGCGACGCGCTCGACGGCCTGGCCGACGGCGTGGTCAACCACTACCTGGCCTGCCAGCGCCGCGTGAACCTGGCTGCGCTGCGCTGCGCGGGCGGCAGCGACGCCGGCGCGCAATGCCTGTCGGATGCCGAGCTGGCCACGCTGGGCGCCATCCACGGCCCCTACACCTTCAGCTTTCCGCTGGCCAACGGCCTGACGCAATACCCGGCGTGGTGGTGGGGCCACGAAGACAGCCTGGACGGCCCCAGCGCGCTCAATCTGGTGCGCTGGGTGACCGGCACCGCCGCGCCCACAGTGCCGCCGGCGCCGGCCACCGCCGCCACGCAGTGGCTGTATGGCAGCAACTGGGTTCGCTACGCCATCGCGCGCGACGCCGCTTACGACGTGCGCGCCTACCGCCCCGAAGCCTTTGCCGCCCGCGTGCAGCGCACGTCGGCGCTGATGGATTCCACCAACCCCGACCTCTCGGCCTTCTTTGCACGCGGCGGCAAGCTCATCGTGCGCGAGAACGCCGCCGACCGCGCGCAAAGCCCGCAGATGGGTGTAGCCTACGTGCAGGCCGTCACCCACAGGCTGGGCGCGGCGGCGGTCGAGCGTTCGCTGCGCCTGTACGTGTCGCCCGCCTCGACGCACAGCGGCAACGCGCGTTCCGTCACCACCGGTGCGCCGGTGCCGACGATGGTCGACTTGCTGGATCCGCTCGATGCCTGGGTCACGCAGGGCCGCGCGCCCGCCGATGCGTTGGTGCAGACCGCGCACGGCCCCGCGCCTGCCTTTGCGCGGCTGGCCGAGCGCCCGATGTGCCGCTATCCGGCGTACCCGCATTACGTGGGCGGCGACGCCGCGCGCGCCGCCAGCTACGAATGTCGATCCGGCCAGCCATGA
- a CDS encoding crotonase/enoyl-CoA hydratase family protein — protein MPTYSTLLIEPDADNPRVARLRLNRPERLNAINNEMPREIRAAVEWAESQAAIHVTVVEGAGKGFCGGYDLAQTAQEHIEHPCQQESQPWDPMVDYAFMKRNTEDFMSLWRCAKPTIAKVHGAAVAGGSDIALCCDLLVMADDARIGYMPTRVWGCPTTAMWTHRLGPTRAKQLMFTGDIINGRTAADWGLANLAVPADELDAATLRLATRIASVPSGHLRMHKLVVNQIMLTMGLEQAQTLATVFDGITRHNPEGLWFRRHAQEHGFKSAIEWRDSGRPIPEGDEARALIRAMEGKP, from the coding sequence ATGCCGACCTACAGCACCCTGCTGATCGAACCCGACGCCGACAACCCACGCGTGGCGCGCCTGCGGCTGAACCGGCCAGAGCGGCTGAACGCCATCAACAACGAGATGCCGCGCGAGATTCGCGCTGCGGTGGAATGGGCCGAGAGCCAGGCCGCCATCCACGTCACCGTGGTGGAAGGCGCGGGCAAGGGCTTCTGCGGCGGCTACGACCTGGCGCAGACGGCCCAGGAGCACATCGAGCACCCCTGCCAGCAGGAAAGCCAGCCCTGGGACCCGATGGTCGACTATGCCTTCATGAAGCGCAACACCGAGGACTTCATGAGCCTGTGGCGCTGCGCCAAACCGACCATCGCCAAGGTGCACGGCGCGGCCGTGGCGGGCGGCAGCGACATTGCGCTGTGTTGCGACCTGCTGGTGATGGCGGACGACGCGCGCATCGGCTACATGCCGACGCGCGTGTGGGGTTGCCCCACCACGGCCATGTGGACGCACCGGCTGGGCCCCACGCGCGCCAAGCAACTCATGTTCACAGGCGACATCATCAACGGCCGCACCGCCGCCGACTGGGGCCTGGCCAACCTGGCCGTGCCTGCGGATGAACTGGACGCCGCCACCCTGCGCCTGGCCACGCGCATTGCCAGCGTGCCCAGCGGCCACCTGCGCATGCACAAGCTGGTGGTGAATCAGATCATGCTGACCATGGGGCTGGAGCAGGCGCAGACGCTGGCCACCGTGTTCGATGGCATCACGCGCCACAACCCGGAAGGCCTGTGGTTCCGCCGCCATGCGCAGGAGCATGGATTCAAGTCGGCCATCGAGTGGCGCGACAGCGGACGGCCGATTCCGGAAGGCGACGAGGCACGGGCGCTGATCCGCGCGATGGAGGGCAAGCCTTAG
- a CDS encoding formate dehydrogenase accessory sulfurtransferase FdhD, with translation MTALPRLTHASAPLTDEVEVVDEHGRRQQVSIPAERALTLYVDKRELVTLMTLGAHPEWLVLGYLLNQRLIGGADEIDSITVDWDIGAAAVRTRRGIERIEERTAQRVVTTGCGQGSVFGDLMADVDRIQLGDATLTQAQLYGVLNAIRLQESTYKSAGSVHGCALFRGEHMLRFVEDVGRHNAIDTIAGWMALQDADTQRGDDKLFYTTGRLTSEMVIKSAQMGVPIVVSRSGITQMGLYVARRLGLCAIGRALNRRFLCYSAPERLLWQPELAAARAEPAA, from the coding sequence CTGACAGCCCTGCCGCGCCTGACCCATGCCAGCGCACCCCTGACCGACGAGGTCGAGGTGGTGGACGAGCATGGCCGGCGCCAGCAGGTGTCGATTCCCGCTGAGCGCGCGCTCACGCTGTACGTGGACAAGCGCGAACTGGTCACGCTGATGACGCTGGGCGCGCACCCCGAATGGCTGGTGCTGGGCTACCTGCTGAACCAACGCCTGATCGGCGGGGCCGACGAGATCGACTCCATCACCGTCGACTGGGACATCGGCGCGGCGGCCGTGCGCACGCGGCGCGGCATCGAGCGCATTGAGGAACGCACCGCCCAGCGCGTGGTCACCACTGGCTGCGGGCAGGGCAGCGTGTTCGGCGACCTGATGGCCGACGTCGACCGCATCCAGCTGGGCGACGCCACGCTCACGCAGGCGCAGCTGTACGGCGTGCTGAACGCCATCCGCCTGCAGGAAAGCACGTACAAGTCGGCCGGCTCGGTGCACGGCTGCGCGCTCTTTCGTGGCGAGCACATGCTGCGCTTCGTCGAGGACGTAGGCCGCCACAATGCTATTGATACCATAGCTGGGTGGATGGCACTGCAGGACGCCGACACGCAGCGCGGTGACGACAAGCTGTTCTACACCACGGGCCGCCTGACGAGCGAGATGGTCATCAAGTCGGCCCAGATGGGCGTGCCCATCGTGGTGTCGCGCAGCGGCATCACGCAGATGGGCCTGTACGTGGCGCGCCGTCTGGGCCTGTGCGCCATCGGCCGGGCGCTGAACCGCCGCTTTTTGTGCTATAGCGCACCCGAGCGGCTGCTGTGGCAGCCCGAGCTGGCCGCGGCGCGCGCCGAGCCGGCGGCCTAA
- a CDS encoding formate dehydrogenase subunit gamma, whose protein sequence is MTLFGAALLALAASGTGWAQSAPAPAVAASAAAAPAAAMPGIKSANVFELAPDAASDPNYANQTNGERARVQPGNNAPMWRAVGSGVTGYSSLPKSEAPEAGNLIQPMVQYPGSRFTTAGEAWRQVRNHWLIPYGGSLIVIALLALVLFFFAKGKLGHANNDGTPVIERFTPFERAAHWTNAIAFVALAVSGIVIAFGQFFLKPVLGLHLFGWLTYLLKNIHNFAGPLFAVSLVIVLITFMKDNIASIWDFKWLMSGGGMLGNEQVPSHRFNPAEKGMYWWGMFFPGLIAVGSGLILDKLIPGWGETRGQMQVAHMIHLTATVIMMAMLLGHIYMGTLGVRGAYKAMRTGWVDEQWAKEHHALWYDDIVAGKIPAQRSNPPPEPRSPAVPAASA, encoded by the coding sequence ATGACCCTCTTCGGCGCCGCCTTGCTGGCGCTTGCCGCGTCCGGCACGGGCTGGGCGCAATCTGCTCCGGCGCCTGCGGTGGCGGCCAGCGCTGCGGCCGCGCCCGCTGCCGCCATGCCCGGCATCAAAAGTGCCAACGTGTTCGAACTGGCGCCCGACGCCGCGTCCGACCCCAACTACGCCAACCAGACCAACGGCGAGCGCGCCCGCGTGCAGCCCGGCAACAACGCGCCCATGTGGCGTGCGGTCGGCAGCGGCGTGACGGGCTACAGCAGCCTGCCCAAGTCCGAAGCGCCCGAAGCCGGCAACCTGATCCAGCCGATGGTGCAGTACCCCGGCTCGCGCTTCACCACGGCGGGCGAAGCCTGGCGGCAGGTGCGCAACCACTGGCTGATTCCGTACGGTGGCTCGTTGATCGTGATTGCGCTGCTGGCGCTGGTGCTGTTCTTCTTTGCCAAGGGCAAGCTGGGTCACGCCAACAACGACGGCACGCCGGTCATCGAGCGCTTCACGCCGTTCGAGCGCGCGGCGCACTGGACCAACGCCATCGCCTTTGTGGCCCTGGCCGTGTCGGGCATCGTCATCGCGTTCGGCCAGTTTTTCCTGAAGCCGGTACTCGGCCTGCATCTGTTCGGCTGGCTGACGTATCTGCTCAAGAACATTCACAACTTTGCCGGGCCGCTGTTCGCCGTGTCGCTGGTGATCGTGCTGATCACCTTCATGAAGGACAACATCGCCAGCATCTGGGATTTCAAGTGGCTCATGAGCGGCGGAGGCATGCTGGGTAACGAGCAGGTCCCCTCGCACCGCTTCAACCCGGCCGAGAAAGGCATGTACTGGTGGGGCATGTTCTTCCCCGGGCTTATCGCCGTGGGCTCGGGCCTCATTCTCGACAAGCTCATTCCCGGCTGGGGCGAAACGCGCGGCCAGATGCAGGTGGCGCACATGATCCACCTGACGGCCACCGTCATCATGATGGCCATGCTGCTGGGCCACATCTACATGGGCACGCTGGGTGTGCGTGGGGCCTACAAGGCCATGCGCACCGGCTGGGTGGATGAGCAGTGGGCCAAGGAGCACCACGCGCTGTGGTACGACGACATCGTGGCTGGCAAGATTCCAGCCCAGCGGTCGAACCCGCCGCCCGAGCCGAGGTCCCCGGCCGTGCCCGCCGCATCTGCCTGA
- the fdh3B gene encoding formate dehydrogenase FDH3 subunit beta — protein sequence MARMKFICDAERCIECNGCVTACKNENEVPWGVNRRRVVTLNDGVPGEKSISVACMHCSDAPCMAVCPVNCFYRTEEGVVLHDKDVCIGCGYCSYACPFGAPQFPSNGTFGLRGKMDKCTFCAGGPEKHGSQAEFEKYGRNRLAEGKLPACAEMCSTKALLAGDGDMVADILRTRVIQRGKGAEVWGWGTAYGNAKNGAKS from the coding sequence ATGGCCCGCATGAAATTTATCTGTGACGCCGAGCGCTGCATCGAATGCAACGGCTGCGTCACCGCCTGCAAGAACGAGAACGAGGTGCCATGGGGCGTCAACCGCCGCCGCGTGGTCACGCTCAACGACGGCGTGCCGGGCGAGAAGTCGATCTCGGTTGCGTGCATGCACTGCTCCGACGCGCCCTGCATGGCGGTGTGCCCGGTCAACTGCTTTTATCGCACCGAAGAAGGCGTGGTGCTGCACGACAAGGACGTGTGTATCGGCTGCGGCTACTGCAGCTACGCCTGCCCGTTCGGCGCGCCGCAGTTCCCCAGCAATGGCACCTTTGGCCTGCGCGGCAAGATGGACAAGTGCACGTTCTGCGCTGGCGGCCCTGAAAAGCATGGCAGCCAGGCCGAATTCGAAAAGTACGGCCGCAACCGTCTGGCCGAAGGCAAGCTGCCCGCCTGCGCCGAAATGTGTTCGACCAAGGCGCTGCTGGCCGGCGACGGCGACATGGTGGCCGACATCCTGCGCACCCGCGTGATCCAGCGCGGCAAGGGCGCCGAGGTGTGGGGCTGGGGCACGGCCTATGGCAACGCCAAGAACGGAGCGAAGTCATGA
- a CDS encoding formate dehydrogenase subunit alpha encodes MLLTKKSGVGAGAPVSSSFVHRLRHGLSQAVPTMDRRAFLRRSGLGVGAGLAASQLMLVKKVKAADGAKTLDGSGTVVVRRTVCTHCSVGCASDAVVENGVWVRQEPVFDSPINLGAHCAKGASLREHGHGEYRLRYPMKLVNGKYQRISWDEALNEISAKMLELRKQSGPDSLYVIGSSKHSNEQAYLLRKWMSFWGSNNCDHQARICHSTTVAGVANTWGYGAMTNSYNDMQNAKCALYIGSNAAEAHPVSMLHMLHAKETGTKMIVADPRFTRTAAKADQYIRFRSGTDIPVLFGILYHIFKNGWEDKKYINDRVFGMEKVREEVLAKWTPDKVEEASGAKEADLYKAAETMAKNRPSTIVWCMGQTQHTIGNAMVRASCILQLALGNIGVSGGGANIFRGHDNVQGATDVGPNPDSLPGYYGLAEGSWKHFANTWGVDFEWIKKRYASPAMMTKSGITVSRWIDGVLEKNDLIDQENNLRAVFYWGHAPNSQTRGLEMKRAMDKLDLLVVVDPYPSATAAMAAMPGQAGDLNPNRAVYLLPACTQFETSGSATASNRSLQWREKCIEPLWESRSDHMIMYQLAQKLGFDKELVKNYQMQKVKGMDEPVPEDILREINKCVWTIGYTGQSPERLKAHMKNMGAFDIKTLKAKGNVKDKDTGYDLTGDYFGLPWPCWGTPGLKHPGSPNLYDTSKHVMDGGGNFRANFGVEKDGVNLLAEDGSHSLGADITTGYPEFDHVLMKKLGWWGELTPEEQAKAEGKNWKTDPTGAIIRVVMKNHGCHPFGNAKARAIVWNFPDGIPQHREPLYGTRPDMVAKYPTHDDKKAFWRLPTLFKTVQEKNVADKLYEKFPLILTSGRLVEYEGGGEETRSNPWLAELQQECFIEINPKAAAERGIRNGDRCWVVTPTGARMNVQALVTERVGPDTTWMPFHFSGRWQGADMLAYYPEGAHPVVRGEAVNTGTTYGYDSVTMMQETKTTICNVERA; translated from the coding sequence ATGTTGCTGACCAAGAAATCGGGTGTCGGGGCCGGTGCTCCCGTGTCGTCGTCGTTTGTGCACCGGCTGCGCCATGGCCTGTCGCAGGCCGTGCCGACCATGGACCGCCGCGCCTTCCTGCGCCGCTCGGGCCTGGGGGTGGGCGCGGGCCTGGCGGCTTCGCAGCTCATGCTGGTCAAGAAGGTCAAGGCAGCCGACGGCGCCAAGACGCTGGACGGCAGCGGCACCGTGGTGGTGCGGCGCACCGTGTGCACGCACTGCTCGGTCGGTTGCGCGTCGGACGCCGTGGTCGAGAACGGCGTCTGGGTGCGCCAGGAGCCCGTGTTCGATTCGCCCATCAACCTGGGCGCGCACTGTGCCAAGGGCGCTTCGCTGCGCGAACACGGCCACGGCGAATACCGCCTGCGCTACCCGATGAAGCTGGTCAACGGCAAATACCAGCGCATCAGCTGGGACGAGGCGCTGAACGAGATCAGCGCCAAGATGCTGGAGCTGCGCAAGCAAAGCGGCCCGGACAGCCTGTACGTCATCGGCTCCTCCAAGCACAGCAACGAACAGGCTTACCTGCTGCGCAAGTGGATGAGCTTCTGGGGCAGCAACAACTGCGACCACCAGGCGCGCATCTGCCACTCCACCACCGTGGCGGGTGTGGCCAACACATGGGGCTATGGCGCCATGACCAACTCGTACAACGACATGCAGAACGCAAAGTGCGCGTTGTACATCGGCTCCAACGCCGCCGAGGCGCACCCGGTCAGCATGCTGCACATGCTGCACGCCAAGGAAACCGGCACCAAGATGATCGTGGCCGACCCGCGCTTCACGCGCACGGCGGCCAAGGCAGACCAGTACATCCGCTTCCGCTCGGGCACCGACATCCCGGTACTGTTCGGCATCCTGTACCACATCTTCAAGAACGGCTGGGAAGACAAGAAGTACATCAACGACCGCGTCTTCGGCATGGAAAAAGTGCGCGAGGAAGTGCTGGCCAAGTGGACGCCCGACAAGGTCGAGGAAGCCAGCGGCGCCAAAGAGGCCGACCTGTACAAGGCGGCCGAGACGATGGCCAAGAACCGCCCCAGCACCATCGTGTGGTGCATGGGCCAGACGCAGCACACCATCGGCAACGCCATGGTGCGTGCCTCGTGCATCCTGCAGCTGGCGCTGGGCAACATCGGTGTGTCGGGCGGCGGCGCCAACATCTTCCGCGGTCACGACAACGTGCAGGGCGCCACCGACGTCGGCCCCAATCCCGATTCGCTGCCCGGCTACTACGGTCTGGCTGAAGGTTCGTGGAAGCACTTCGCCAACACCTGGGGCGTTGACTTCGAGTGGATCAAGAAGCGGTACGCCAGCCCGGCGATGATGACCAAGAGCGGCATCACCGTCAGCCGCTGGATCGACGGCGTGCTCGAAAAGAACGACCTGATCGACCAGGAAAACAACCTGCGCGCCGTCTTCTACTGGGGCCATGCGCCCAACTCGCAGACGCGCGGGCTGGAGATGAAGCGGGCCATGGACAAGCTGGACCTGCTGGTGGTGGTCGATCCGTACCCGTCGGCCACGGCGGCCATGGCCGCCATGCCGGGACAGGCGGGCGACCTCAACCCCAACCGCGCCGTGTACCTGTTGCCGGCCTGCACGCAGTTCGAGACCAGCGGCTCGGCCACGGCGTCCAACCGTTCGCTCCAGTGGCGCGAAAAATGCATCGAGCCGCTGTGGGAAAGCCGCAGCGACCACATGATCATGTACCAGCTGGCGCAGAAGCTGGGCTTTGACAAGGAGCTGGTCAAGAACTACCAGATGCAGAAGGTCAAGGGCATGGACGAGCCCGTGCCCGAGGACATCCTGCGCGAAATCAACAAGTGCGTCTGGACCATCGGCTACACCGGCCAGAGCCCCGAGCGCCTGAAGGCGCACATGAAGAACATGGGCGCGTTCGACATCAAGACGCTCAAGGCCAAGGGCAACGTCAAGGACAAGGACACCGGCTACGACCTGACCGGCGACTACTTCGGCCTGCCGTGGCCCTGCTGGGGCACGCCGGGGCTGAAGCACCCGGGCTCGCCCAACCTGTACGACACGTCCAAGCACGTGATGGATGGCGGCGGCAACTTCCGCGCCAACTTCGGGGTCGAGAAGGACGGCGTCAACCTGCTGGCTGAAGACGGCTCGCACTCGCTGGGCGCCGACATCACCACCGGCTATCCCGAGTTTGACCACGTGCTGATGAAGAAGCTGGGCTGGTGGGGCGAACTGACGCCCGAAGAGCAGGCCAAGGCCGAAGGCAAGAACTGGAAGACCGACCCGACCGGCGCCATCATCCGCGTGGTGATGAAGAACCATGGCTGCCACCCGTTCGGCAACGCCAAGGCGCGCGCCATCGTGTGGAACTTCCCCGACGGTATTCCGCAGCACCGCGAGCCGCTGTACGGCACGCGCCCTGACATGGTCGCCAAGTACCCCACGCACGACGACAAAAAGGCCTTCTGGCGCCTGCCCACGCTGTTCAAGACGGTGCAGGAGAAAAACGTCGCCGACAAGCTGTACGAGAAATTCCCGCTCATCCTCACGTCCGGTCGCCTGGTCGAATACGAAGGCGGCGGCGAAGAGACGCGCTCGAACCCCTGGCTGGCCGAATTGCAGCAGGAGTGCTTCATCGAGATCAACCCCAAGGCGGCGGCTGAGCGTGGCATCCGCAACGGCGACCGCTGCTGGGTCGTCACGCCCACCGGCGCCCGCATGAACGTGCAGGCCCTGGTGACCGAACGCGTGGGCCCCGACACGACATGGATGCCGTTCCACTTCTCGGGCCGCTGGCAAGGCGCCGACATGCTGGCCTATTACCCTGAGGGCGCGCACCCCGTGGTGCGCGGCGAGGCGGTCAACACCGGCACCACGTATGGCTACGACAGCGTGACCATGATGCAAGAGACCAAGACCACGATCTGCAACGTCGAGCGCGCATGA
- a CDS encoding formate dehydrogenase has product MNTPKNDHKLSRRVLFAGAGTAGAVAAVAAALPAVQPAAPVAEAPRQPPERGGGYVLSEHVKHYYRSARV; this is encoded by the coding sequence ATGAACACGCCCAAAAATGATCACAAGCTTTCGCGCCGCGTGCTGTTCGCCGGTGCGGGAACGGCAGGGGCGGTTGCCGCCGTGGCTGCCGCGTTGCCGGCGGTGCAGCCCGCCGCGCCGGTGGCCGAGGCGCCGCGCCAGCCGCCCGAGCGGGGCGGTGGCTACGTGCTGAGCGAGCACGTCAAGCACTACTACCGTTCCGCGCGCGTCTGA
- a CDS encoding TorD/DmsD family molecular chaperone: MSELSLTDSGLDEETARAEVYGVLAQLFHAPPSPELLADLRLAVTEAPVPGGFLEEPWRQVVGQARECSDADIAAEWDALFGGVGKPDVLPYGSHYLSGFLHDKPLAQLRGDLAALGLGRDEASAETEDHIAYLCEVMRYLIAGDDVAVANLTQQQRFFAVHLQPWVQRLCDDIGAHPAARFYRAVAQFTHAFMGVEAQGFDLLE, translated from the coding sequence ATGAGCGAACTGAGCCTGACCGACAGCGGACTGGACGAGGAAACCGCCCGTGCCGAGGTTTACGGCGTGCTGGCGCAGCTGTTTCATGCGCCGCCGTCGCCCGAACTGCTGGCCGACCTGCGCCTGGCCGTGACCGAGGCGCCCGTGCCGGGCGGATTCCTCGAGGAGCCATGGCGGCAGGTGGTGGGCCAGGCGCGCGAATGCAGCGACGCCGACATCGCCGCCGAATGGGACGCCTTGTTTGGCGGCGTGGGCAAGCCGGACGTGCTGCCCTACGGCTCGCATTACCTGAGCGGCTTTCTGCACGACAAGCCGCTGGCCCAGTTGCGCGGCGACCTGGCCGCGCTGGGGCTGGGCCGCGACGAGGCCAGCGCCGAAACCGAGGACCACATCGCGTACCTGTGCGAGGTCATGCGCTACCTGATCGCCGGCGACGACGTGGCCGTGGCCAACCTGACGCAGCAGCAGCGCTTCTTTGCGGTGCACCTGCAGCCCTGGGTGCAGCGCCTGTGCGACGACATCGGCGCCCATCCGGCGGCCCGGTTCTACCGCGCGGTGGCGCAGTTCACCCACGCGTTCATGGGCGTCGAGGCACAGGGGTTCGACCTGCTGGAGTAA